The following are encoded together in the Blautia obeum ATCC 29174 genome:
- a CDS encoding GTP-binding protein, with the protein MVKVDLITGFLGSGKTTFIKKYARYLMEQGQNIGILENDFGAINVDMMLLRELEGENCELEMVAGGCDKDCYRRRFKTKLIAMGMCGYDRVLIEPSGIFDVDDFFDALHEEPLDRWYQIGNVITVVDASLEKTLSKEADYVLASEVANAGCVLLSKTQDASEEEIRQTVAHLNRALQEIHCSRVLKDEVICKDWEDFTEKEFKKILESGYLVEDYEKLYVDQDEIFQTLFFMDEKIAVSKAKHAAKKIFADPACGGVLRVKGFLQDGKNWLELNATQHEISLKPIGAGQDVLIIIGEKLNEEKIRYYLE; encoded by the coding sequence ATGGTAAAGGTAGATTTGATCACGGGCTTTCTTGGCTCTGGTAAGACCACATTTATAAAAAAATATGCCCGTTATCTGATGGAGCAGGGACAGAACATCGGCATCCTTGAAAATGATTTCGGAGCCATCAATGTGGATATGATGCTTCTTCGTGAGCTGGAAGGTGAGAACTGTGAGCTGGAAATGGTAGCCGGTGGCTGCGATAAAGACTGTTACAGAAGACGTTTCAAAACAAAACTGATCGCAATGGGAATGTGTGGTTACGACAGAGTTCTGATCGAACCGTCCGGAATCTTCGATGTAGATGATTTCTTTGATGCACTTCATGAAGAACCACTGGACCGCTGGTACCAGATTGGGAATGTGATCACAGTTGTGGATGCGAGTCTGGAAAAAACACTTTCAAAGGAAGCGGATTACGTGCTGGCTTCGGAAGTTGCCAACGCAGGATGTGTACTCTTAAGCAAAACACAGGATGCATCTGAAGAAGAAATTCGACAGACAGTTGCACATCTGAACCGTGCATTGCAGGAGATTCACTGTTCGAGAGTTTTGAAAGACGAAGTGATCTGTAAGGACTGGGAAGACTTCACAGAAAAAGAATTCAAAAAAATCCTGGAGTCCGGTTATTTGGTCGAGGATTATGAGAAACTGTATGTAGATCAGGACGAAATTTTTCAGACATTATTTTTTATGGATGAGAAGATTGCTGTATCAAAAGCAAAACATGCAGCCAAAAAAATCTTTGCAGATCCTGCCTGCGGTGGAGTTTTGCGTGTTAAAGGATTTTTGCAGGATGGAAAAAACTGGCTGGAACTGAATGCAACGCAGCACGAGATAAGCTTAAAACCGATCGGTGCAGGACAGGATGTGCTGATCATCATCGGTGAAAAATTAAACGAGGAGAAAATTAGATATTATTTGGAATGA
- a CDS encoding DUF1294 domain-containing protein: MMKNMVIYLLAVNFITFLLYGEDKSRARRHAWRIPEKVLMGAAVIGGSIGALLGMSIFHHKTRKPKFYIGIPLILLIEFGLAAWIWYTGGHF, encoded by the coding sequence ATGATGAAAAATATGGTCATATATTTACTGGCAGTCAATTTCATTACTTTTCTGTTGTACGGAGAAGATAAGAGCAGAGCACGGCGTCATGCCTGGAGGATCCCGGAGAAAGTTCTGATGGGGGCTGCAGTTATAGGCGGAAGCATCGGAGCTTTACTTGGGATGAGTATTTTTCATCACAAAACAAGAAAACCGAAATTTTATATAGGTATTCCGCTGATTCTGCTCATAGAATTTGGGCTGGCCGCCTGGATATGGTATACAGGTGGACATTTTTGA
- the rsmH gene encoding 16S rRNA (cytosine(1402)-N(4))-methyltransferase RsmH, which yields MEFKHKSVLLEETIDGLRVKPDGTYVDGTLGGAGHAQEVCRRLSAKGRFIGIDQDQDAIVAASERLSAYGDRVQIIRSNYCYMANELKNLGIQKVDGIVLDLGVSSYQLDNEERGFTYRVDAPLDMRMDQRQSRTAADIVNGYDERELYRIIRDYGEDKFAKNIAKHIVAARAKAPIQTTGELTEIIRQSIPMKIQATGGHPAKRTFQAIRIELNRELDVLRESLDGMIDLLDDGGRICIITFHSLEDRIVKTIFRKNENPCTCPPDFPVCVCGKKSKGKVITRKPILPSETEMEENPRSKSAKLRIFERRYL from the coding sequence ATGGAATTTAAACACAAATCTGTATTACTGGAAGAAACCATCGATGGTTTAAGGGTAAAACCTGATGGTACTTATGTGGATGGAACTCTGGGAGGAGCAGGGCACGCACAGGAAGTGTGCCGCAGACTTTCTGCCAAGGGGAGATTTATTGGCATAGATCAGGACCAAGATGCAATAGTTGCTGCGAGTGAACGGTTGTCCGCCTATGGTGACAGAGTTCAGATTATTCGCAGCAATTATTGTTACATGGCGAATGAGCTGAAGAACCTGGGAATTCAGAAAGTTGATGGAATTGTTCTGGACCTGGGAGTTTCGTCTTATCAGTTAGACAATGAAGAGCGTGGATTTACCTATCGTGTGGATGCACCGCTGGATATGAGAATGGACCAGAGACAGAGCCGCACAGCTGCGGATATCGTGAATGGTTATGATGAAAGAGAACTGTACCGTATCATTCGTGATTACGGTGAAGATAAATTTGCAAAAAACATTGCAAAACATATTGTGGCTGCGAGAGCCAAAGCACCGATTCAGACAACCGGAGAACTGACCGAGATCATACGACAGTCGATTCCGATGAAAATCCAGGCAACTGGAGGACATCCTGCAAAGAGAACTTTTCAGGCAATCCGAATTGAACTGAACCGGGAACTTGATGTTCTGAGAGAATCACTGGATGGGATGATCGATCTTCTGGATGATGGCGGAAGAATCTGTATTATTACCTTTCATTCTCTTGAGGACAGGATTGTAAAAACAATTTTCCGAAAAAATGAAAATCCATGTACCTGTCCACCGGATTTCCCAGTATGTGTATGTGGCAAGAAATCCAAAGGAAAAGTGATCACGAGAAAACCGATTCTGCCAAGTGAGACAGAAATGGAAGAGAATCCGAGATCTAAGAGTGCAAAACTCAGAATCTTTGAAAGAAGATATCTTTAA
- the lgt gene encoding prolipoprotein diacylglyceryl transferase yields the protein MEITVRFPNLGFLFEYEDRTFSVLGFDITIYGILMAVSLLIGLGMILLCARWQKLNLNLCLGASISALIGGVIGGRLYYIAFSWSQFSGKSWKILCDIRSGGMSIYGAILGGVLVAALFCRLSRTSFWKMADIVCMGLLSGQIIGVWGNFFNREAFGEYTDSLFAMGLPMDSVQKSAVTKLMKQHLVTFRDMDYIQVHPLFFYESIWCLLLLLILLLYTWRKKFEGEIFLRYLAGYGLGKCVIEWLRTDKLYIPKTKIPVSLLVSAALFLICGIVATVRRILSKKREKVSRRRREERNAAEEKNDGSRLEDIHNFENVQDEFRDILEELDRAGKMVAEENTESNESEDSKSAETAETTETEVSESVEDAEAAEAPASAETVESENKGTEGSAESAEAEPEAGPDDREDV from the coding sequence ATGGAGATAACAGTAAGATTTCCGAATCTGGGGTTTTTGTTTGAATATGAGGACAGAACTTTTTCTGTTCTTGGATTTGATATCACAATATACGGGATACTGATGGCTGTAAGTCTGCTTATTGGGCTGGGGATGATTCTTCTCTGCGCCAGATGGCAGAAATTGAATCTGAATCTCTGCCTGGGAGCGTCAATCTCGGCATTGATTGGTGGAGTGATCGGAGGCAGGCTTTATTACATTGCTTTTTCATGGAGTCAGTTCAGTGGTAAATCCTGGAAGATCCTGTGTGATATACGCAGTGGTGGTATGTCTATTTATGGAGCAATTCTGGGGGGCGTGCTTGTGGCAGCTCTCTTCTGCCGGCTCAGCAGAACGTCATTCTGGAAAATGGCAGATATTGTATGTATGGGACTGCTCAGCGGACAGATAATAGGTGTATGGGGAAACTTTTTTAACCGAGAGGCTTTTGGCGAGTACACAGACAGTCTGTTTGCAATGGGACTTCCGATGGATTCCGTACAGAAGAGCGCAGTGACAAAGCTGATGAAACAGCATCTGGTAACTTTCAGAGATATGGATTACATTCAGGTACATCCACTGTTTTTCTATGAAAGTATCTGGTGTCTGCTACTGCTTCTGATTTTGCTGCTTTATACCTGGAGAAAAAAATTTGAAGGTGAGATCTTTCTCAGATATCTTGCAGGATACGGGCTGGGCAAGTGTGTGATCGAGTGGCTTCGCACGGATAAACTGTATATTCCGAAGACAAAGATACCGGTTTCCCTGCTTGTGTCTGCTGCACTTTTCCTGATCTGTGGCATTGTTGCGACAGTGCGAAGGATTCTTTCAAAGAAAAGAGAGAAGGTCAGCAGACGCAGGAGAGAGGAGCGTAATGCCGCAGAAGAGAAAAATGATGGCAGCAGACTGGAAGACATTCATAACTTTGAGAATGTACAGGATGAGTTCAGAGACATTCTTGAAGAACTGGATAGAGCGGGAAAGATGGTGGCTGAAGAAAATACGGAATCAAATGAGTCGGAAGATTCAAAATCCGCAGAAACTGCTGAAACGACAGAAACGGAAGTTTCAGAGTCTGTCGAAGATGCGGAAGCGGCAGAAGCTCCGGCGTCTGCAGAAACTGTTGAATCAGAGAATAAGGGAACGGAGGGATCTGCCGAATCAGCTGAGGCTGAGCCAGAGGCTGGACCGGATGATCGCGAAGATGTATAA
- a CDS encoding peptidoglycan D,D-transpeptidase FtsI family protein produces MKKNYTFHKRKVWIVFFLCLLMILCLIGRLIYLMGFRSDYYYEKAEDLHERERDIKAARGEIVDAKGKVLAANKTVCTISVIHSQIKEPEKVIALLTEKLGISEQTVRKKVEKISSIERIRTNVEKETGDEIRNAGFAGIKVDEDYRRYYPMGTLASKVLGFTGGDNQGIIGLEVEYDDILKGKPGKILTTTDARGIELDGIGENREEPQKGYTLRISLDADIQKYVQQAAQKVMEEKQAERVSILLMNPQNGEIYACVNVPEFDLNEPFELNSGMDAEGMSEEKKQDLLNQMWRNPCLNDTYEPGSTFKIITMAAGLAEGVVSLNDSFYCPGYKLVEDRRIHCANRRGHGAQNFVKGAENSCNPVFIEVGLRLGADKYYQYFRQFGLMEKTGIDLPGEAGTIMHQEENMGEVELATVSFGQSFQITPIRLAATVSSLINGGTQITPHFGVAIESSDGETVKALEYSNGRKILDGKISETVRYILEQVVEEGSGRNAAVEGYRIGGKTATSQTLPRSANRYISSFLGFAPANDPKVLALCIIHDPQGIYYGGTIAAPVVRSIFENILPYLGVDKSDEKPYNQT; encoded by the coding sequence ATGAAAAAAAATTATACATTTCATAAAAGGAAAGTGTGGATCGTTTTCTTTTTGTGTCTGCTGATGATCTTGTGTCTGATTGGCAGACTGATCTATCTTATGGGCTTTCGTTCGGATTATTATTATGAAAAAGCGGAGGATCTTCATGAACGGGAAAGAGACATTAAGGCCGCACGTGGTGAAATTGTGGACGCAAAGGGAAAAGTACTTGCTGCAAATAAAACAGTGTGTACGATTTCTGTAATTCACAGTCAGATAAAAGAGCCGGAAAAAGTGATCGCTCTTTTGACAGAAAAACTGGGGATATCTGAGCAGACTGTACGGAAAAAAGTAGAAAAAATTTCTTCCATAGAAAGAATACGTACAAATGTGGAGAAAGAAACAGGAGATGAAATTCGAAATGCAGGATTTGCGGGGATAAAAGTAGATGAAGATTACAGGCGTTACTATCCGATGGGGACACTCGCGTCGAAGGTGCTTGGGTTTACAGGCGGGGATAATCAGGGAATCATTGGACTGGAAGTGGAATATGATGATATTCTAAAGGGAAAACCTGGAAAAATCCTGACAACAACGGATGCGAGAGGGATTGAACTGGACGGAATCGGTGAAAACAGAGAAGAACCACAAAAAGGCTATACACTGAGAATAAGTCTGGATGCAGATATACAGAAATATGTACAGCAGGCGGCACAGAAAGTGATGGAAGAAAAACAGGCCGAGAGGGTTTCCATACTCCTTATGAATCCGCAGAATGGAGAAATTTATGCCTGTGTAAATGTTCCGGAATTTGATCTGAATGAGCCTTTTGAACTGAATTCAGGCATGGATGCAGAAGGGATGAGTGAAGAAAAAAAACAGGATCTTCTGAATCAGATGTGGAGAAATCCGTGTCTGAATGATACATATGAACCAGGATCGACTTTTAAGATCATTACGATGGCAGCCGGCCTTGCGGAAGGAGTAGTATCATTGAACGATTCTTTTTACTGCCCGGGATATAAGCTGGTGGAGGACCGGCGAATCCACTGTGCGAACCGAAGAGGCCATGGAGCACAGAATTTTGTGAAAGGTGCGGAAAATTCCTGCAATCCGGTGTTTATTGAGGTGGGATTACGGCTTGGTGCGGATAAGTACTATCAGTATTTTCGACAGTTTGGACTGATGGAAAAGACCGGGATCGATCTTCCGGGAGAGGCGGGAACGATCATGCATCAGGAAGAAAATATGGGAGAAGTGGAACTTGCGACGGTATCGTTTGGACAGTCTTTTCAGATCACACCGATTCGTCTGGCGGCAACTGTGAGTTCCCTGATCAATGGTGGAACGCAGATCACTCCTCATTTTGGAGTGGCGATTGAGTCATCAGATGGAGAAACAGTAAAGGCGCTGGAATATTCCAATGGCAGAAAGATTCTGGATGGCAAGATCTCTGAAACTGTCCGGTATATCCTGGAGCAGGTAGTTGAGGAGGGATCCGGGCGCAATGCAGCAGTGGAGGGATATCGGATCGGCGGAAAGACTGCAACATCACAGACGCTTCCCAGAAGTGCAAATCGCTATATTTCTTCGTTTCTGGGATTCGCACCGGCAAATGATCCGAAAGTTCTTGCATTGTGTATTATCCAT
- a CDS encoding penicillin-binding transpeptidase domain-containing protein codes for MLLALVGLLGRITYINATSGKKYKKQVLTQAQQKYQSSTLPAKRGDIYDRNGNILATSQKVYSVILDCKTVNSDEKYVEPTVRALTDVLGLDEDKIRSILSAEDTKNSQYQILKKQLSMDEKKAFEDYESPAEDSELSDAQKAERANIKGVWFEEDYLRSYPFNELANDAIGFTLSRDTADVGLESYYNSTLMGTDGRQYGYINDNADVEQTIIDPKDGQSIVTTLDVGVQQIVEKYVNGFKEAMGAKNIGVIAMKPSTGEIVAMDGGDRYDLNDPRDLSSIYSEDQIAAMNDEDTVTALNAMWNNFCVTETYEPGSVVKPIVMAGALEKGKISENDTFVCDGGQTFGANGDTYIKCAVWPDAHGTEALRDVIANSCNDAMMQIAAKMGTEQYLKAQTLFNFGSRTGIDLPNEGSGVIHTADTMGETELACSAFGQGFTCTMIQEINAMCSVINGGSYYQPHLVSEIKDSSGSTVKKFDPILMKQTVSSEISADIRSYMQASVQEGTSGTSKVQGYSSGGKTGTAEKFPRGNGKYLVSFITFAPVDDPQILLYVVVDEPKADEQADSKYPQYIAQGILSELLPYLNVTPDESEDGSVPETELWEGFKGRLVDVSGSSVDEKGNLVDGSGNRVDLEGNRIDENGYLLNDNGEHKLDDNGQYIMSTYLITSSSDSDTTLKEAISDTNVPAPPEEDESDTTENNDMESEGITNEEAGLD; via the coding sequence GTGTTGCTAGCTTTAGTTGGTTTACTGGGCAGAATTACTTATATTAATGCTACCAGTGGCAAAAAATACAAAAAACAGGTTCTGACACAGGCACAGCAGAAGTATCAGAGCAGTACTCTTCCAGCGAAAAGAGGAGATATTTATGACCGTAACGGTAATATCCTGGCGACAAGTCAGAAAGTGTATTCTGTGATCCTTGACTGCAAGACCGTCAACTCTGATGAAAAATATGTAGAACCGACAGTAAGAGCACTGACAGACGTGCTGGGACTTGATGAAGACAAGATTCGGTCGATCCTTTCCGCCGAGGATACGAAGAACAGCCAGTATCAGATCCTGAAGAAGCAGCTCTCCATGGATGAGAAAAAAGCTTTTGAAGATTATGAATCTCCGGCTGAAGACAGCGAGCTGTCAGATGCACAGAAAGCAGAGCGGGCAAATATAAAAGGGGTATGGTTTGAAGAAGATTATCTGAGAAGTTATCCGTTTAATGAGCTTGCAAATGATGCGATTGGATTTACACTTTCCAGAGATACGGCAGACGTAGGGCTGGAGAGTTACTATAACAGTACGTTGATGGGGACGGATGGCCGTCAGTATGGATATATCAATGACAATGCAGATGTGGAACAGACTATCATCGATCCGAAAGACGGACAGAGTATTGTAACAACCTTGGATGTGGGTGTACAGCAGATTGTTGAAAAATATGTTAATGGATTTAAAGAAGCCATGGGAGCAAAAAATATCGGTGTGATCGCAATGAAGCCATCTACCGGTGAGATCGTTGCCATGGATGGCGGGGACCGCTATGATCTGAATGATCCGCGTGATCTTTCGAGTATTTATTCTGAGGATCAGATTGCAGCGATGAATGATGAGGATACGGTGACAGCCCTGAATGCCATGTGGAACAATTTCTGTGTGACAGAGACGTATGAGCCGGGATCTGTTGTGAAGCCGATCGTTATGGCGGGTGCACTGGAAAAGGGTAAAATTTCGGAGAACGATACATTTGTCTGTGATGGTGGACAGACCTTTGGTGCGAATGGCGATACGTACATCAAATGTGCGGTTTGGCCGGATGCACACGGAACAGAGGCACTGCGGGATGTTATCGCGAACTCCTGTAACGATGCGATGATGCAGATTGCAGCCAAGATGGGAACGGAACAGTACCTCAAGGCACAGACGCTGTTTAACTTCGGAAGCCGTACCGGAATCGACCTTCCAAATGAAGGTTCTGGTGTGATTCATACTGCAGATACGATGGGCGAGACAGAGCTTGCATGTTCCGCGTTCGGACAGGGATTTACCTGTACCATGATCCAGGAGATCAACGCCATGTGCTCTGTTATCAATGGAGGCTCCTATTATCAGCCTCATCTGGTAAGTGAGATCAAAGACAGCAGTGGTTCAACTGTAAAGAAATTTGATCCGATTCTTATGAAACAGACAGTTTCTTCAGAGATATCAGCAGATATCCGTTCTTACATGCAGGCCAGTGTGCAGGAAGGTACCAGTGGTACTTCAAAGGTACAGGGATACAGTTCCGGTGGTAAGACCGGTACTGCCGAAAAGTTTCCGCGAGGCAACGGCAAATACCTGGTTTCTTTTATCACTTTTGCACCGGTGGATGATCCGCAGATCCTTCTCTACGTGGTTGTTGATGAGCCGAAAGCAGATGAGCAGGCGGACAGTAAATATCCACAGTATATCGCACAGGGAATTCTGTCAGAACTTCTTCCGTATCTGAATGTTACTCCGGATGAATCTGAAGACGGCAGTGTTCCTGAGACGGAACTCTGGGAAGGATTTAAAGGCCGCCTGGTAGATGTATCCGGAAGTAGTGTGGATGAAAAGGGAAATCTGGTGGATGGCAGTGGAAACCGCGTGGATCTTGAAGGAAACCGTATTGATGAAAATGGCTATCTTTTAAATGACAACGGAGAACACAAGCTGGATGATAACGGACAGTATATCATGTCCACATATCTGATTACGTCTTCTTCGGATTCAGACACTACGTTGAAGGAAGCGATTTCAGATACCAATGTTCCTGCACCACCGGAAGAGGATGAATCGGACACTACAGAAAATAACGATATGGAAAGCGAAGGCATCACAAACGAAGAGGCCGGGCTGGACTAA
- a CDS encoding GDSL-type esterase/lipase family protein — translation MPGTLICYGDSNTYGYDPHDTNEGRYTKEVRWTGILDTETDWKVENHGVNGRSIPHTVSTVKFACQQVRDWHRKPNSVWLLVMLGTNDLLENPDFTAADVAKRMERFLKRMMEEAGLASRKMRLRLIAPPAMQEGQWVDRPELLTESRNLGKEYKRIAKRLGIAFTDASGWEIPTIYDGVHFTKEGHRIFAENIRKELNI, via the coding sequence ATGCCAGGAACATTGATCTGTTATGGAGATTCCAATACATATGGATATGATCCGCATGATACAAATGAAGGAAGATATACCAAAGAGGTCCGATGGACAGGAATACTGGATACAGAGACAGACTGGAAAGTCGAAAATCATGGTGTAAATGGACGAAGCATACCACATACGGTCAGCACTGTAAAATTTGCCTGTCAGCAGGTTCGAGACTGGCATCGAAAGCCGAATTCGGTATGGCTTCTGGTAATGCTTGGAACAAATGATCTTCTGGAAAATCCGGATTTTACAGCAGCGGATGTGGCAAAGAGGATGGAACGCTTTCTGAAACGAATGATGGAAGAAGCAGGACTTGCAAGCAGAAAGATGCGCCTTCGTCTGATCGCACCGCCGGCAATGCAGGAAGGACAGTGGGTGGACCGTCCGGAACTTCTGACGGAATCCCGCAATCTGGGAAAAGAATATAAAAGGATTGCAAAGCGCCTTGGGATTGCTTTTACAGATGCCAGTGGATGGGAAATCCCGACAATTTACGATGGAGTTCATTTTACGAAAGAAGGACACCGTATTTTTGCAGAAAACATTCGAAAAGAATTAAATATTTAA
- a CDS encoding Cof-type HAD-IIB family hydrolase has product MSVETRILFTDLDGTLLNDHKEVTSGNQVAIDEALACGHKIVVCTGRPLASARVCAAKAGLDKEGCYVICFNGGQIYDPYHEKTVYGKTFSKETAAKIIGEAMKRDLHIQSYSDTHILSARDTEELHRYAKINQLPYKVVECAADVVPEDPYKLIAITPAEQKEKNICFQKEVISQYAGEVHSFFSNDCYQEIVPEGISKGFAVRWFCDYLGIPIENSVAAGDAQNDVEMLKAAHVGAVMCNAFPGIAEYGNYVTEHDNNHDGVAEIIHKFISDVR; this is encoded by the coding sequence ATGTCTGTTGAAACAAGAATACTATTTACGGATCTGGATGGAACTTTACTGAATGATCATAAGGAAGTGACATCGGGAAACCAGGTGGCAATTGATGAAGCTCTGGCATGTGGACATAAGATCGTAGTCTGCACAGGGCGTCCTCTGGCGAGTGCGCGTGTCTGTGCGGCAAAAGCCGGACTGGATAAAGAAGGCTGCTATGTGATCTGCTTTAACGGAGGACAGATCTATGATCCATATCATGAAAAGACCGTTTACGGTAAAACCTTCTCAAAGGAAACTGCGGCAAAGATCATCGGGGAAGCTATGAAGCGTGATCTGCATATTCAGAGTTACTCAGATACACATATTCTTTCTGCCAGGGATACGGAAGAACTTCACAGATATGCAAAGATCAATCAGCTGCCCTACAAGGTTGTAGAATGTGCGGCAGATGTTGTGCCGGAGGATCCGTATAAACTGATCGCGATCACACCGGCAGAACAAAAAGAGAAAAATATTTGTTTTCAAAAAGAAGTGATCTCGCAGTATGCAGGAGAAGTACACAGCTTTTTCTCTAATGACTGTTATCAGGAAATCGTACCAGAGGGAATATCCAAGGGATTTGCGGTTCGATGGTTCTGCGATTATCTGGGAATCCCGATTGAGAATTCTGTAGCCGCCGGAGATGCACAGAACGATGTGGAAATGCTTAAAGCGGCCCATGTGGGAGCTGTCATGTGCAATGCTTTTCCGGGAATTGCGGAATATGGAAACTATGTGACGGAACACGATAATAACCATGACGGAGTGGCGGAGATCATTCATAAATTTATATCAGATGTGAGATGA
- the ychF gene encoding redox-regulated ATPase YchF: MKLGIVGLPNVGKSTLFNSLTKAGAESANYPFCTIDPNVGVVTVPDERLKLLGDFYHSKKVTPAVIEFVDIAGLVKGASKGEGLGNQFLANIREVDAIVHVVRCFEDPNVIHVDGSIDPLRDIETINLELIFSDIEILERRIAKVTKTARMDKEAAKELDFLQRVKKHLEDGNMAITMELENEDEEAWMGTYNLLTWKPVIYAANVSEDDLADDGESNAHVQAVRKYAAEQKSEVFVICAEIEEEISELDDDEKKMFLEDLGLKESGLEKLVRASYRLLGLMSFLTSGEDETRAWTIKIGTKAPQAAGKIHTDFERGFIKAEVVNYQDLLDCGSYAGAREKGLVRMEGKEYIVQDGDVILFRFNV; the protein is encoded by the coding sequence ATGAAACTTGGAATTGTAGGACTGCCAAATGTAGGAAAAAGTACACTGTTTAATTCACTGACAAAAGCCGGAGCAGAATCTGCCAATTATCCGTTCTGTACCATTGATCCGAATGTTGGGGTTGTTACTGTACCGGATGAGAGGCTGAAACTTCTGGGAGATTTTTATCACTCAAAGAAAGTAACACCGGCGGTGATCGAATTCGTTGATATCGCCGGACTTGTAAAGGGCGCTTCCAAAGGTGAGGGACTTGGAAACCAGTTCCTGGCAAACATTCGTGAGGTAGACGCGATCGTACATGTTGTACGTTGTTTTGAAGATCCGAATGTCATTCATGTAGACGGAAGCATTGATCCGCTCAGAGACATTGAGACGATCAATCTGGAACTGATCTTTTCTGATATTGAGATCCTGGAACGTCGAATCGCCAAAGTTACCAAAACAGCCCGTATGGACAAAGAGGCTGCAAAAGAACTGGATTTCCTTCAGAGAGTGAAGAAGCATCTGGAAGACGGCAATATGGCAATCACTATGGAACTTGAAAATGAAGATGAAGAAGCATGGATGGGAACCTATAATCTGCTTACCTGGAAACCGGTCATTTATGCTGCCAATGTAAGTGAGGACGATCTTGCAGATGACGGAGAATCCAATGCTCATGTACAGGCGGTACGTAAATATGCAGCAGAGCAGAAGAGCGAAGTATTTGTGATCTGTGCAGAAATTGAGGAAGAAATTTCTGAACTTGATGATGATGAGAAAAAAATGTTCCTCGAAGATCTGGGGCTGAAAGAGTCCGGTCTTGAGAAACTGGTAAGGGCAAGCTACAGACTTCTGGGCTTGATGAGCTTTTTGACATCAGGAGAAGATGAGACTCGTGCATGGACGATCAAAATCGGAACAAAGGCGCCACAGGCAGCCGGTAAGATTCATACAGACTTTGAAAGAGGATTTATCAAAGCAGAGGTTGTGAATTATCAGGATCTTCTGGACTGTGGTTCTTATGCAGGTGCAAGAGAAAAAGGACTTGTCCGTATGGAAGGTAAAGAATACATCGTACAGGATGGAGATGTGATCCTGTTCAGATTCAATGTATAA
- the mraZ gene encoding division/cell wall cluster transcriptional repressor MraZ: protein MFMGEYNHTIDAKGRLIIPSKFRELLGEEFVLTKGLDGCLSIYPMDEWNAFEEKLRALPLTNKNARTFTRFFVAGATNCELDKQGRILVPQTLREFAGLEKDVVLTGNLNRIEVWSKEKWSENCDYDDMDSIAEGMQDMGIII from the coding sequence ATGTTCATGGGCGAATACAATCATACAATCGACGCGAAGGGGCGTCTGATCATCCCTTCCAAATTCAGAGAACTCCTGGGAGAGGAGTTTGTTCTGACAAAGGGACTTGATGGTTGTCTCTCTATTTATCCTATGGATGAATGGAATGCCTTTGAAGAAAAACTCAGAGCCTTACCACTTACAAACAAAAATGCCAGAACCTTCACACGTTTCTTTGTAGCAGGTGCGACAAACTGTGAACTGGACAAGCAGGGGAGAATTCTTGTACCGCAGACGTTACGGGAATTCGCTGGTCTGGAAAAAGACGTTGTGCTCACCGGAAACCTCAACAGAATTGAGGTATGGAGCAAAGAGAAGTGGAGCGAGAATTGTGATTATGATGATATGGACAGTATTGCAGAGGGTATGCAGGACATGGGTATCATCATTTAA